Proteins encoded in a region of the Pyxidicoccus trucidator genome:
- a CDS encoding type II toxin-antitoxin system HipA family toxin → MAGVLDVRLGDLHVGTLTLLADERIEFIISEEYRQRHPRPVLSQSFEDDLTRRHVSRMRLPHFFSNLLPEGPLRELIAEREQVSRQREFFLIARLGEDLPGAIVVRPSGVLSLGEPGPIEEPRPASTDQEQEPLRFSLAGVQLKFSMLRKDRGMTLPSAGRGGDWIVKLPDNRYDHVPENEFSMMTWARAAGIAVPEVTLVKVADVEGLPAGITLREDLAYAIRRFDRPEPGRRIHMEDMAQVLGLYSDEKYKKYNYETVANVILKVAGLDALHEFLRRLVFITAIGNGDAHHKNWSLLYPDGTHAALSPAYDLVSTIQYMTGDTLALNLAKSKRFEDVSLDSFERLARKLELSPDDVLPVVKAAVSATLDTWSSLHPDLPLSAESRQRIEAHWKRVPLLKGKP, encoded by the coding sequence ATGGCCGGAGTTCTCGACGTCCGCCTCGGTGACCTCCACGTCGGTACGCTGACGCTGCTCGCGGACGAGCGCATCGAGTTCATCATCTCGGAGGAATACCGGCAGCGCCATCCGCGCCCCGTGCTGAGCCAGTCTTTCGAGGACGACCTCACCCGCCGTCACGTCAGCCGGATGCGGCTGCCGCACTTCTTCTCCAACCTCCTGCCGGAAGGCCCCCTGCGCGAGCTCATCGCCGAGCGGGAGCAGGTGTCCCGCCAGCGCGAGTTCTTCCTCATCGCCCGGCTCGGTGAAGACCTCCCCGGTGCCATCGTCGTCCGTCCCTCTGGAGTGCTGTCCCTCGGTGAGCCAGGGCCCATCGAGGAGCCCCGGCCCGCCAGCACTGACCAGGAACAGGAGCCCCTCCGCTTCTCGCTCGCGGGTGTGCAGCTCAAGTTCTCCATGCTGCGCAAGGACCGGGGAATGACGCTCCCCTCGGCGGGCCGTGGGGGCGACTGGATCGTCAAGCTCCCGGACAACCGCTACGACCATGTCCCGGAGAATGAATTCTCCATGATGACCTGGGCCCGCGCCGCGGGCATCGCCGTGCCGGAGGTGACGCTGGTCAAGGTCGCCGACGTCGAGGGGCTCCCCGCGGGAATCACCCTCCGCGAGGACCTGGCCTATGCCATCCGCCGCTTCGACCGTCCCGAGCCCGGCCGGCGCATCCACATGGAGGACATGGCCCAGGTGCTCGGGCTGTACTCGGACGAGAAGTACAAGAAGTACAACTACGAGACCGTCGCCAACGTCATCCTCAAGGTCGCGGGTCTGGATGCGCTGCACGAGTTCCTGCGCCGCCTCGTGTTCATCACCGCCATCGGCAACGGCGACGCGCACCACAAGAACTGGTCGCTGCTCTACCCCGACGGCACACACGCGGCGCTGTCCCCCGCGTACGACCTGGTCTCCACCATCCAGTACATGACCGGGGACACGCTCGCGTTGAACCTCGCGAAGTCCAAGCGCTTCGAGGATGTGTCCCTCGACAGCTTCGAGCGGCTCGCCCGGAAGCTGGAGCTGTCCCCCGATGACGTGCTGCCCGTCGTGAAGGCCGCGGTAAGCGCCACGCTCGACACGTGGTCGTCCCTCCACCCCGACCTCCCCCTCTCCGCGGAGAGCCGTCAGCGCATCGAGGCCCACTGGAAGCGGGTGCCTCTCCTCAAGGGCAAGCCATGA